Proteins encoded together in one Bradyrhizobium sp. CB82 window:
- the thrC gene encoding threonine synthase: MYYVSTRGHSGRKQFCETLLEGLAPDGGLYVPETYPRVDDGTRDAWRTLSYPSLAFEVLSLYISDIPLADLKAICRKTYTPEVFGSPKISPLRKLENDLYLQELSNGPTLAFKDMAMQLLGNLLEYELARRHQELNILGATSGDTGSAAEYAMRGKKGVRVFMLSPRGRMSAFQQAQMFSLQDDNIHNIAIDGVFDDCQDIVKRVSGDLEFKQRYKIGAVNSINWARLLAQVVYYFSGYLQASERGPAGVSFTVPSGNFGNICAGHVARMMGLPISRLVLATNENDVLDEFFRAGVYRVRSRADTLETSSPSMDISKASNLERFVFDLVGRDSARTKVLFDGQLRERGGFDLSGDPRFAEAAGSFGFRSGKSTHADRLAAIRDTWERYHTVIDPHTADGVTVARTHASPEEAMIVLETALPIKFAATIKEALGREPDLPERFKGLEELPRRVKVLPADAQAVKDHIAEIVAS, encoded by the coding sequence ATGTACTACGTCTCCACGCGTGGCCATTCAGGTCGAAAGCAATTCTGCGAGACATTGCTTGAAGGCCTCGCCCCGGATGGCGGACTGTACGTACCCGAGACCTACCCTCGTGTGGACGATGGGACGCGGGATGCGTGGCGTACCTTGTCCTACCCGAGCCTGGCTTTCGAAGTTCTGTCGCTCTACATCAGCGATATTCCTCTCGCCGACCTGAAAGCCATTTGTAGAAAGACCTATACGCCGGAGGTCTTTGGAAGTCCCAAGATCTCGCCGCTGCGAAAGCTGGAGAACGACCTTTACCTCCAGGAATTGTCGAATGGCCCCACGCTGGCGTTCAAGGACATGGCCATGCAGCTGCTCGGCAATCTGCTCGAGTATGAATTGGCCCGACGGCATCAGGAATTGAACATTCTTGGCGCGACCAGTGGCGACACCGGGAGCGCAGCAGAATACGCCATGCGCGGCAAGAAAGGGGTGCGGGTCTTCATGTTGTCGCCCCGCGGGAGGATGAGCGCCTTTCAGCAAGCTCAGATGTTCAGCCTCCAAGACGACAACATCCACAACATCGCTATCGATGGTGTATTCGACGACTGCCAGGACATCGTCAAGCGCGTGTCCGGTGATCTGGAATTCAAACAGCGCTACAAGATTGGTGCGGTGAACTCGATCAACTGGGCGAGACTGCTTGCTCAGGTCGTCTATTACTTTTCCGGTTACCTGCAGGCGTCCGAACGGGGACCGGCAGGCGTAAGCTTTACGGTGCCTTCAGGAAACTTCGGAAACATCTGCGCCGGCCATGTTGCGCGCATGATGGGACTTCCAATATCCCGTCTGGTCCTTGCGACCAACGAGAACGACGTGCTCGACGAGTTTTTCCGTGCTGGCGTGTATCGCGTTCGGAGCCGGGCTGACACTCTCGAAACGTCGAGCCCCTCGATGGACATTTCGAAGGCATCGAATCTCGAGCGGTTCGTCTTCGACTTGGTCGGTCGCGACTCCGCTCGGACGAAGGTGCTGTTTGATGGTCAGCTCAGGGAGCGAGGTGGGTTCGACCTGAGTGGAGATCCCCGTTTCGCGGAGGCGGCCGGCAGTTTTGGCTTTCGAAGCGGCAAGAGCACCCATGCCGATCGGCTGGCGGCGATCCGCGATACGTGGGAGCGTTACCACACTGTGATCGACCCGCACACGGCGGATGGTGTCACAGTCGCGCGCACACACGCCTCCCCCGAGGAGGCAATGATCGTGCTCGAAACTGCACTGCCAATCAAATTCGCGGCGACGATCAAGGAAGCGTTGGGCCGCGAGCCGGATCTTCCAGAACGGTTCAAGGGCCTGGAAGAACTGCCGAGGCGCGTCAAAGTCCTTCCCGCGGACGCACAGGCAGTCAAGGACCATATCGCCGAGATTGTGGCCAGCTGA
- a CDS encoding homoserine kinase translates to MAVFTELSFGEVTAFFRALGLAAPRSLRGITGGIENTNYFVDTDGARYVLTLFERLTFEQLPFYLHFMKHLAARGMPVPDPVPDAHGVILHSLRERPAVVVNGLPGASETRPTAAHCRSVGEFLARLHLAGSDYPRQQTNPRGLQWWNEVVSVLGRYVSAGQRSLLSTELDFQNELALSSTYRQLPRGPIHADLFRDNVLFERGRLSGVIDFYFAGCDAFLFDIAVCLNDWCVDGLTRRHNVERAAAFLGTYESVRPLTSSEHKLLPVMQRAAAFRFWLSRLWDVHQPRRAALLKPHDPSHFERILLMLRGELALS, encoded by the coding sequence ATGGCCGTGTTTACGGAATTGTCATTCGGCGAGGTGACGGCGTTCTTTCGAGCGCTGGGACTCGCCGCGCCTCGTTCCCTTCGTGGGATCACCGGCGGAATCGAAAACACGAACTATTTCGTCGATACGGATGGCGCAAGGTATGTGCTCACCTTGTTCGAGCGCCTCACATTCGAGCAACTGCCGTTTTATCTGCACTTCATGAAACATCTTGCGGCGCGGGGTATGCCCGTGCCGGACCCCGTTCCCGACGCACATGGCGTGATCCTTCACTCTCTGAGGGAGCGGCCCGCGGTGGTCGTCAACGGGCTTCCTGGTGCAAGCGAAACACGGCCTACGGCCGCCCATTGCCGTTCGGTCGGCGAGTTCCTGGCGCGCCTGCACTTGGCCGGGAGCGATTACCCACGACAACAGACCAATCCGCGCGGCCTTCAATGGTGGAACGAGGTCGTGTCGGTGCTCGGCCGCTACGTATCCGCCGGACAGCGCTCGCTGCTCTCGACTGAATTGGACTTTCAGAACGAGCTCGCTTTGTCCTCGACCTACAGGCAACTCCCGAGGGGGCCGATCCACGCCGATCTGTTCCGCGACAACGTGTTGTTCGAGAGGGGGCGCCTGTCCGGCGTCATTGATTTCTATTTCGCCGGATGCGACGCGTTTCTGTTCGATATAGCGGTGTGCCTCAACGACTGGTGCGTCGATGGCCTCACCCGCCGCCACAATGTCGAGCGAGCCGCCGCTTTCCTGGGTACTTATGAGAGCGTCCGGCCGCTGACTTCCTCCGAACACAAGCTGCTTCCTGTGATGCAGCGCGCTGCGGCATTCCGGTTTTGGCTGTCGCGCCTCTGGGATGTGCACCAGCCGCGGCGGGCTGCGCTCCTCAAGCCACATGATCCCAGCCACTTCGAGCGCATCTTGCTCATGCTCCGGGGAGAGCTCGCATTATCATGA